Within Pantoea alfalfae, the genomic segment GAAATATGTCCCGATTCATGCGTGGCGACAGCGTAGAGATCATGGCCGGCTTTCCGGACGACAGCATCGACTTCATTCTGACCGATCCACCATACCTCGTTGGCTTTAAGGACCGCTCCGGCCGCTCAATCGCTAATGACGTGAGCGACGATTGGGTGCTGCCGGCCAGCCATGAAATGTATCGCGTGCTCAAAAACAACAGCCTGGCGGTGAGTTTCTACGGCTGGAACCGCGTGGACGTCTTCATGCAGGCATGGAAATCGGCGGGCTTTCGTGTCGTCGGGCACCTTGTATTCACCAAAACCTACGCATCGAAATCGGCATTTGTCGGGTATCAGCATGAAAGCGCCTACCTGCTGGCCAAAGGGCGCCCACCGCTGCCGGCTAAGCCCTTACCTGACGTGATGCCCTGGCAGTACACGGGCAACCGGCACCACCCGACCGAAAAGCCGGTGAGCGTGTTACAGCCGCTGATCGAAACCTTCACGAAACCCGGAGATTTAATTCTGGACCCGTTTGCAGGCTCCGGCTCGACCTGCGTTGCCGCAGACCAGTGTGGCCGCCGCTGGATCGGTATCGAACTGCTTGAGCAATACCATACCGCCGGCCTGCGCCGCCTGGGAGAACTGCGCGCCGCCCGTTCTGCCCATGCCGCATAACATTTTCCGTAACCAGACCAAGAGG encodes:
- a CDS encoding DNA methyltransferase, translated to MSRFMRGDSVEIMAGFPDDSIDFILTDPPYLVGFKDRSGRSIANDVSDDWVLPASHEMYRVLKNNSLAVSFYGWNRVDVFMQAWKSAGFRVVGHLVFTKTYASKSAFVGYQHESAYLLAKGRPPLPAKPLPDVMPWQYTGNRHHPTEKPVSVLQPLIETFTKPGDLILDPFAGSGSTCVAADQCGRRWIGIELLEQYHTAGLRRLGELRAARSAHAA